A part of Aegilops tauschii subsp. strangulata cultivar AL8/78 chromosome 2, Aet v6.0, whole genome shotgun sequence genomic DNA contains:
- the LOC109748229 gene encoding uncharacterized protein, whose amino-acid sequence MSKRHHSEPNGGRTGKRPRRVPKKHLYLVLDDWHKGFSFSIHKIDVDALQDTTTDLHHGFPDPAALRLAAPVKRLHMDFTAMGSDIFITTNPCCPHTPALVFDTETAGLTMGPRPPVRLIDTTTFTVAADGTLYALTHRHVHEQHSFEAMSWAPMDKDEPWPSPTMRWSWKSVPSPPPFAMDDVITSYALHPDGHTIFMSAHDIRYHHLPKGTFSFDTRTSEWRLHGDWALPFQGQAYYADGLDAWVGLHKDGYICSCEVASRSSTSAVELEWKVTKEKLFHKDPERRLAFARPSLAYMGDGSFSLVESVLREGVEFKCAFGDRDGCVLHMSTFGLKYDRRGELQTTRHHTNSFVVSKHLQTVSPVVFWM is encoded by the coding sequence ATGTCTAAGCGTCACCACTCTGAACCCAACGGCGGCCGCACCGGAAAAAGGCCACGGCGTGTGCCAAAGAAGCACCTCTACCTGGTGCTGGATGATTGGCACAAGGGCTTCAGCTTCAGCATCCACAAGATCGACGTGGACGCCTTGCAGGACACCACCACCGACCTGCACCATGGGTTCCCTGACCCTGCTGCCCTCCGGTTAGCCGCACCGGTAAAACGTCTTCACATGGACTTCACCGCCATGGGCAGCGACATCTTCATCACCACCAACCCATGCTGTCCACACACTCCCGCCCTCGTGTTCGACACCGAGACGGCTGGGCTCACCATGGGTCCCCGTCCACCGGTTCGACTCATCGATACGACCACCTTCACCGTGGCCGCCGACGGCACGCTGTACGCGTTGACGCATCGCCATGTCCATGAGCAGCACTCCTTCGAGGCCATGTCGTGGGCGCCAATGGACAAGGACGAGCCGTGGCCGAGCCCAACCATGAGGTGGTCCTGGAAAAGTGTGCCCTCGCCGCCACCATTCGCCATGGACGACGTGATCACCTCTTACGCGCTGCACCCGGACGGGCACACCATATTCATGTCTGCGCATGACATACGCTATCATCATCTTCCAAAGGGCACCTTCTCCTTCGACACCAGGACTTCCGAGTGGAGGTTGCATGGGGATTGGGCTCTACCGTTCCAAGGACAAGCCTACTACGCCGACGGGCTAGACGCATGGGTCGGGCTTCATAAGGACGGGTATATATGCTCCTGTGAGGTCGCCTCCCGCAGCAGCACAAGTGCGGTGGAGCTGGAGTGGAAGGTGACCAAGGAGAAGCTGTTCCACAAGGACCCGGAGAGGCGGCTGGCATTTGCGAGGCCCAGTCTCGCGTACATGGGCGACGGCAGCTTTTCCCTTGTGGAGTCTGTGCTACGCGAGGGAGTGGAGTTTAAGTGTGCCTTTGGTGACCGTGATGGCTGTGTGCTCCACATGAGCACGTTTGGTCTTAAGTATGATCGTAGGGGAGAACTGCAAACCACGCGCCACCACACTAACTCCTTTGTAGTGTCTAAGCATCTCCAGACAGTTTCTCCTGTAGTGTTCTGGATGTAG